A stretch of DNA from Myxococcota bacterium:
TGACTAGGCCGAGGCGCTGGGGGAAGACCCTTAACTTAAGTATGCTCAGTTATTTTTTAAATAGGGTGGTAGACACCAACGGCGACGAATTTCCCGATGATGAGCAGAAAAACTCGCACCGCAGTCTGTTTAAGGGTCTCAAAATTGAGGGTGAAGCGGGTAGCGATGCAAACAAGACATTTGTTGAGCAGCATCAAGGAAAATATCCCGTCATATTTATGTCGTTTAAAGATGCGGGTGGGGCCGATATTAATGAGAAAAAACGCCGGTTAGGCGCTGAAATTTATAAGGCCTATAGAGAACACGCTTATTTAAAGAATAGTAAGATGCTTACGGAAGAAACCCGGAAGGAATTTTCGGGAACTTTGGAAGATCTTTATGAGTTTTCACAACAGAAGTCGGATCGTGACTTTGTGCTGTTCAGTTCCCTAAATTCCTTGACCGAGTATTTGTACCGGCATCACGGAGAGAAAGTTTTTATCTTAATCGATGAATATGACACTCCTTTGAACGATGTTTTAGGCGAGCCTGGATTTAAAGACTCTCTGGTGTTATTGCGAAAAATTCTGAGCCCAGTGCTCAAAGATAATTCCTACCTTCAAAAAGCGGTAGTAACAGGTATTTTGCGGGTGGCGAAAGCCAACATATTTTCGGGACTGAATAATTTTGTTGAAGACAGCCTTTTAACTAGCTCTTTATCGCGATTTTATGGCTTTACAGAAGAAGAAGTTAAAGAACTTTTGGACTTGACCAGGCCAAAGGGTGATGGTGCCCCAGTTGATGCTGCTGAGGAACTCAAACAGGTTAAAAATTGGTACAACGGCTATTCAATTGGTGGACAAACGATTTACAATCCCTGGTCTGTCAGTCGGTATGTTTCTTCTCGGCATTTCGATAATTATTGGTTGGATACGAGTTCCGATAGAACAGGCCTAGTCGGCAGGTTGATAATTGATGATAAGTTGCAAGAAGATCTCGGCAGCTTGCGTGACCGAGAATCAATTAGAAAACCAATTACGCAAGATATTACTGCAGATGACCTGAATGATCGCAGCAATTCTAATGTTGTCTGGCCCCTACTGTTTTATACAGGTTATCTCACTCTGGCTG
This window harbors:
- a CDS encoding AAA family ATPase, coding for MINAVNSIILVMLCFAVPIYADGILLPPVGYSDFKTIRENKFYYTDKSLLIKEIVQSNAQAILVTRPRRWGKTLNLSMLSYFLNRVVDTNGDEFPDDEQKNSHRSLFKGLKIEGEAGSDANKTFVEQHQGKYPVIFMSFKDAGGADINEKKRRLGAEIYKAYREHAYLKNSKMLTEETRKEFSGTLEDLYEFSQQKSDRDFVLFSSLNSLTEYLYRHHGEKVFILIDEYDTPLNDVLGEPGFKDSLVLLRKILSPVLKDNSYLQKAVVTGILRVAKANIFSGLNNFVEDSLLTSSLSRFYGFTEEEVKELLDLTRPKGDGAPVDAAEELKQVKNWYNGYSIGGQTIYNPWSVSRYVSSRHFDNYWLDTSSDRTGLVGRLIIDDKLQEDLGSLRDRESIRKPITQDITADDLNDRSNSNVVWPLLFYTGYLTLAENRTGGAYKLKIPNREVAQKFKEGYYQWIEKDASGLHGRDVRYINWMVDAIVKNDVGQLGIVLGKPSVEIKDGWAYTPLHLAALMGDHEILRRISEKYPHWVDLKTNEGLNIADFALLGRQTLPEGFKQQNTVQEPDQLYSGSCVVSQHPSFMFIVLVTVKFSCDFLMKLWRSADMPGGNLIRPGSYPGQLVSSTLGVVGAVITGFFKESTGHYCKEHSEYSDIHSKSSFTTLRQFLIFASKDANSYVTVGSCSEGDATIASLSKPPLAIKQLPRHNHNFALCLQR